Proteins found in one Triticum urartu cultivar G1812 chromosome 4, Tu2.1, whole genome shotgun sequence genomic segment:
- the LOC125551365 gene encoding armadillo repeat-containing protein 8, with the protein MPATASGGARAEEAASALSLSSSAPFCMGTRPEELAARLVAGGPGGVGGPGGGCGEGGEGEHERVLALREIKNQIIGNRTKKLLYLRLGAVPAVVAALAEPGASPAALVQAAAAAGSFACGVDDGARAVLAAGAVGHLTRLLAHPDDKVVDACARALRMIYQSKQAPMFDVNNEKNMDFLLSLLDSENENVTELAANIISYSCNSNTEQLALCGAGVPQKLVSLFGGSMNLRDACLESMTAIIRNNWEVASRFASMDHGKAFRSIVALIHDRSPRTRLLACLCLIALGHASPCHFLDRQIKTKLILVLLELIEEPGHVGDEAPLALTTLIKDSVELQKQAFSTNAVAKLSNHLLANTLQTRRAVTILLALAELCSKQEESRSQLLSGQVSTLILDALKHDCADIRVAACSCLKNISRSSKVLSAGRLSCDTVIAPLVQLLYDSSTSVQIAALGAICNIAVNLTPRKSVLLHSGVVSQLVHLSKSMDPTLRLKSVLALRNIMFLMNPKDKDLILKELTVSTLSSLICDSEHSVQEQTLALVQNLLDGYVDSVNYVTGEDGMVINAISRQLNSASATGVCIQGMLVLANMAAGNELNKEAVMDVTVPHRADRIKPSFVVNFLQSKDKQLRVATLWCILNLIYPNSDSSSTRVARLQNAGVISQVKNMINDPCLDCKLRVRMVLEHCLDNATAGFM; encoded by the exons ATGCCGGccacggcgagcggcggcgcgcgggcggaGGAGGCAGCATCGGCGCTTTCGCTGTCTTCCTCCGCACCTTTCTGCATGGGGACGCGGCCGGAGGAGCTCGCGGCCAGGCTGGTGGCCGGGGGCCCCGGCGGCGTCGGCGGGCCAGGAGGAGGATGCGGAGAGGGAGGGGAGGGGGAGCACGAGCGGGTGCTCGCGCTGCGCGAGATCAAGAACCAGATCATTGGGAACCGGACCAAGAAGCTCCTCTACCTCCGCCTGGGCGCCGTGCCGGCGGTCGTCGCGGCGCTGGCCGAGCCCGGCGCGTCTCCGGCCGCGCTCGTCCAGGCGGCGGCCGCGGCGGGGAGCTTCGCTTGCGGCGTGGACGATGGCGCGCGGGCCGTGCTTGCTGCTGGCGCCGTGGGGCACCTTACGCGGCTCCTCGCCCACCCCGACGACAAG GTTGTCGATGCATGTGCACGTGCTCTCAGAATGATATATCAATCAAAACAAGCTCCAATGTTTGATGTCAATAATGAGAAAAATATGGACTTTCTTCTTTCCCTTTTGGACAGCGAGAACGAAAATGTTACTGAGCTGGCTGCTAATATTATATCATACTCTTGCAATAGCAATACAGAACAATTAGCACTATGTGGTGCTGGAGTTCCACAGAAACTTGTTAGTCTTTTTGGAGGTTCTATGAATCTACGGGATGCTTGCTTAGAATCTATGACTGCAATCATAAGAAATAACTGGGAAGTTGCTTCAAGGTTTGCATCAATGGATCACGGAAAAGCTTTCCGTTCAATAGTTGCGTTAATACACGATCGGAGCCCGCGCACAAGGCTACTTGCTTGTCTGTGCTTGATTGCACTTGGTCATGCTTCTCCCTGTCATTTTCTGGACAGACAAATTAAAACGAAGTTGATTCTGGTCTTACTTGAGCTCATTGAAGAACCTGGTCATGTGGGAGATGAGGCTCCCTTGGCACTAACTACGCTTATAAAGGACAGTGTGGAACTGCAGAAACAAGCCTTTTCAACAAATGCAGTTGCGAAGCTTAGCAACCATTTGTTAGCAAATACATTGCAGACAAGGCGGGCAGTGACCATATTGCTTGCTTTAGCTGAACTTTGCTCAAAACAAGAAGAGTCAAGATCTCAACTTTTGTCAGGCCAG GTATCAACATTGATACTTGATGCGTTGAAGCACGATTGTGCGGATATTCGTGTTGCAGCATGTTCATGCCTGAAGAATATTTCTAGGTCATCGAAG GTGCTTAGTGCAGGCCGCTTATCCTGTGATACAGTTATTGCCCCCTTAGTCCAGCTTTTGTACGACTCATCTACTTCAGTTCAG ATTGCTGCCCTGGGTGCTATTTGCAACATTGCAGTGAATTTAACACCCAGGAAATCGGTTCTTCTTCATTCTGGGGTCGTCTCCCAACTTGTTCATTTATCCAAGTCGATGGATCCAACATTGAGACTAAAATCTGTGTTGGCTCTGAGGAATATTATGTTCCTTATGAATCCCAAGGATAAAGACCTCATTCTGAAGGAGCTAACTGTATCTACTCTCTCAAGCCTCATATGCG ATTCTGAACATTCTGTTCAGGAACAGACCTTAGCGCTGGTACAGAATCTTCTTGATGGATATGTGGATTCTGTTAACTACGTCACTGGTGAAGATGGCATGGTTATAAATGCAATCTCAAGACAACTGAACAGCGCGTCTGCCACAGGAGTTTGCATCCAG GGTATGTTGGTGCTTGCAAATATGGCAGCTGGGAATGAATTAAACAAGGAAGCTGTAATGGATGTTACTGTTCCTCACCGGGCAGATCGCATCAAACCATCTTTTGTGGTCAACTTTCTGCAGAGCAAGGATAAACAATTGAGAGTTGCAACCTTGTGGTGCATTCTGAACTTAATTTACCCAAACAGTGATTCTTCATCTACTCGAGTAGCCCGACTCCAAAATGCTGGTGTAATCTCACAAGTAAAAAACATGATAAATGACCCCTGCTTGGATTGCAAG CTTAGAGTACGTATGGTGCTTGA